The following nucleotide sequence is from Streptomyces sp. HUAS CB01.
GGAGCCGTAGGGAGCAGACCCTGGCGGCGCCGGGGAGCCGTATCCAGAGGATGCGGGCGGCGGCGAGTAGCCGGAGGGGGGGTGCGAAGACGTGGGCGCGGGTGGCGGCGGGGAGCCGTAGGAAGAGGTCGGCGGCTGTGAGGAGCCGGACGGGGCTGGCCCGGACCCGCGCGGCGGAGGCGAGTAGCCGGACGGGAAGGAGGCGCGCGGGGCCGGCGGCCAGTCTGGCCTCGCGTATCCCGGCGTCGGTGGAGTCGGCCTCGTGGGAGGCTTCGTCTTGGCGGGTGCGTCTGTTTCCCCCGGGGGAACAACGACCGCCTCAGGGTCGGGTCCGGCCTTGGCCGCGGGGCTGGTTGTTTCCCCCGGAGGAATCCCGGCTTGCCTCTGGATACGGGCGACTTCGTGCCCGATCGTGGCCCACGCCTCATCCACCGTGCTCTTGGCCTCCGCAAGGGCTTCCTCCGGGGCGGTGCGGTCCTCCAGCAGGGCATCGCGGGAACGGAACGCGGCAACCAGACGCTCCTCCAGATCGGCCACCTGACGCTCGGCAGCGATCCGCAGCCGCTGCTGCTCCGCCTCGCTCTCCTGCGCCTGACGCAGTTCCTCCTCCAGCCTCAGTTGCGCGACGCGTGCCTGCAGCAGCCGCTGGCTGACCTCCGCACGCGACGCAAGGGCAGCATCCCGCTCGGCGGCCCGCTGCGCGGCGTCACTCTCCGCGCGCTCAAGGCTCTCCCTCACCTCAGCCAGCTCCGCCTGCGCCGTCTGCTCCGCCCGCCGGCTCTCCTCAACCGCTTTTTGCGCGGCCAGCAGAGCCGCACGCAGCTCACCGACCTCCTTCTCCCGATCGGCATCGAGGCGGGTTGCTTGCCGGTCCTGCTGCTCGACCAGGTCGAGCAGTCGCTGCACCTCTTTACGCGCGGCTTGCTGCCGGCCACGGGCCTTGCGCGCCGCACGGGCAAGCTCTGCCTGCTGCTCCAGGCAACGCTCAAGGTCGTCTTCGGCGGCCTGTGCCTGTTCCAGCTCCAGCAGCCCGCCCCGACGCGTACGCTTCGCCTGCGCTTCTAAGGACGCGACTTCCTGCCGGGCCTTCTCCAAGCTCTCCTGACAGCGCACCAGTTCCGTCCGCAGCCGCTGCTGCTCGGCCAACGCCTGCTCGCGCTGCGCGACGGAGCGGTCCCGCTCGTCCATCAGCCGGTAGGAGTCGTGCAGCGGCTTGTTGGTGATCTTCAGTGCTGCGTAGTAGGCCTCGATCACGCGCTCGCGCGCTTCACCGGGCAGCGGCTGGCCCACGATCTCTTCCGCGTAGGCGAGCAGACGCAGCAGCTTGTCCCGGTCCGGTACCCGGTCCGCGTTCCGCAACCGCGACAGCGTGGTGGCGCTGAACCCCGAGCCGAGCGCCTTGGAGATGTCGGCCGTGGTGACACCCAGTGCGGTGAGCCGGTCGAAGAACTCGGTACGGATCAGCTCAGCGAACTCACGCTGAGCCCCACCCGCGGACGCCGCCAGGTCTTTGGGCTGCCGCCCCTGCTTACGCGGCACGCGCGGCTCGGGG
It contains:
- a CDS encoding PQQ-binding-like beta-propeller repeat protein, encoding MAEGDGRNSPEPRVPRKQGRQPKDLAASAGGAQREFAELIRTEFFDRLTALGVTTADISKALGSGFSATTLSRLRNADRVPDRDKLLRLLAYAEEIVGQPLPGEARERVIEAYYAALKITNKPLHDSYRLMDERDRSVAQREQALAEQQRLRTELVRCQESLEKARQEVASLEAQAKRTRRGGLLELEQAQAAEDDLERCLEQQAELARAARKARGRQQAARKEVQRLLDLVEQQDRQATRLDADREKEVGELRAALLAAQKAVEESRRAEQTAQAELAEVRESLERAESDAAQRAAERDAALASRAEVSQRLLQARVAQLRLEEELRQAQESEAEQQRLRIAAERQVADLEERLVAAFRSRDALLEDRTAPEEALAEAKSTVDEAWATIGHEVARIQRQAGIPPGETTSPAAKAGPDPEAVVVPPGETDAPAKTKPPTRPTPPTPGYARPDWPPAPRASFPSGYSPPPRGSGPAPSGSSQPPTSSYGSPPPPAPTSSHPPSGYSPPPASSGYGSPAPPGSAPYGSPPAGTSAKLPSRYSDPPSSPYASPYSTSPGPSRPRTPSAPSPSAPKPGAKPSPYTAAKKPPRSSAASPAVVKTKNVDGDGCVVAFVFFSFVVLIGAFITLLVVLDEDDPASTGKAGEKPGVTYLQADAEPDWVLKTAQPLDWAPVLDGGTLVTSGHNRDVYGADAKTGTLKWTTPSGGLIAQPVAANGLVHVMTMDKKLRTLEVKTGAVKWDEVMDGMESAAVTQSGVLVTTNGPTITARLAQNGDELWTQSLESNATGRIALSEVAGFRRNSLGRITVRNGTAYVMTEKGFLWALDLSSGATKWKRTLTPSHRNLGCVTSGQTVVAVTDTHVVALDSAGKETWRRAVTAEGRNMAADATTLYLRASTDDEKLLRALDLKTGKERWQRAFPTSSGDAPLGNLALFADRLYYSSQGRRLFALRVGDGGFMGSFYESDNKIRGTLATAEGVFVAGVNHRLVHVPAGEFT